A stretch of Orientia tsutsugamushi DNA encodes these proteins:
- a CDS encoding tyrosine-type recombinase/integrase, which translates to MLATLRTIFNKAKKWGLIENNPTLGIELHKLQARERRLSYDEIGRFLQVLCGEKNTLIRDFALLGLYTGARKSNVLEMEWDNIDFVRKIWHIPKTKNGKAQNIPLTNEMIKILQARKLTSTSKWVLPSDNSKSGHLEQPYEAWNRICKKACIKNFKIHDLRRTFASCLSDIGAGHYIIRAALNHMNSNSTMHYTIACMELVRQYMSKATKIIRECAENYNIYNTI; encoded by the coding sequence TTGCTAGCAACCTTACGCACTATATTTAATAAGGCAAAAAAATGGGGATTAATAGAAAACAATCCTACTCTAGGGATAGAGCTGCATAAACTGCAAGCAAGAGAAAGACGTCTAAGTTACGATGAAATTGGTAGATTTTTACAAGTATTATGTGGAGAAAAAAATACGTTGATAAGAGATTTTGCATTATTAGGGTTATATACTGGAGCTAGAAAAAGTAATGTGTTGGAGATGGAATGGGACAATATAGATTTTGTAAGAAAAATATGGCATATACCAAAAACTAAGAACGGAAAGGCGCAAAATATACCATTAACAAATGAGATGATAAAAATATTGCAAGCAAGGAAATTAACATCTACAAGTAAATGGGTGCTACCAAGTGATAATAGCAAAAGCGGACACTTAGAACAGCCATATGAAGCATGGAATAGGATTTGTAAAAAGGCTTGCATAAAAAATTTCAAGATACACGATCTAAGAAGGACGTTTGCAAGTTGTCTGTCAGATATAGGTGCAGGTCATTATATAATTCGTGCAGCATTGAATCATATGAATTCAAACTCAACAATGCATTATACTATAGCTTGTATGGAGTTAGTGCGACAGTATATGTCTAAGGCTACAAAAATAATTAGGGAATGTGCTGAAAATTATAATATTTATAATACTATCTGA
- the traW gene encoding type-F conjugative transfer system protein TraW gives MKQGVVIGIGTLFALFAVAYQVSDIRANLLNADIGVEIKDYGTRGHVFPIIEESLLEVIMAKLNAASKSGLLNQMQLEFQEKVRQKIMRPVPVKNLSKATENKTRIYDSTYVQKDDIKTKNGIIIVRRGTKINPLEIINWGEPLILIDGDDEDQVAWAKSRPGKIVLVNGNPIELSNLLGRHVFFDQLGFLSMKFKIQAVPAIIEQENTVLKISEVSTY, from the coding sequence ATGAAGCAAGGAGTAGTAATTGGTATAGGCACACTCTTTGCTTTATTCGCTGTTGCTTATCAAGTAAGCGATATAAGGGCCAATTTATTAAATGCTGATATAGGTGTTGAGATTAAGGATTATGGAACTAGAGGGCATGTTTTTCCAATCATTGAGGAATCATTACTGGAGGTGATTATGGCTAAACTTAATGCTGCATCAAAAAGTGGTTTGTTGAATCAAATGCAGCTTGAATTTCAGGAAAAAGTTAGGCAAAAAATCATGAGACCAGTTCCAGTAAAAAATTTGAGTAAAGCTACTGAAAATAAAACGCGAATATATGATTCTACCTATGTTCAAAAGGATGACATTAAGACAAAAAATGGTATAATAATAGTAAGGAGAGGAACTAAAATAAATCCTTTAGAGATAATAAATTGGGGTGAACCACTAATATTAATTGATGGAGATGATGAAGATCAGGTCGCTTGGGCAAAATCAAGACCAGGAAAGATAGTGTTAGTTAATGGAAATCCTATTGAACTTAGCAATCTATTAGGCCGGCACGTATTCTTCGATCAATTGGGTTTTTTGAGTATGAAGTTTAAAATACAAGCTGTGCCAGCCATAATAGAGCAAGAAAACACTGTGCTTAAAATTAGCGAAGTAAGCACCTATTAA
- the trbC gene encoding type-F conjugative transfer system pilin assembly protein TrbC — MVIRVMMLMVLLFVNNANAFFLDKQKTFIFVSFSMSDEALKSYFAESQKVGAQLVMRGLINNSFTQTKNKTMELDISFDIDPSLFEKYKVDVVPVIVIDDEKRGLTKKLTGHIPLATALEIMNENTP, encoded by the coding sequence ATGGTTATACGAGTAATGATGTTGATGGTTTTATTATTTGTTAATAATGCTAATGCTTTTTTTTTGGACAAGCAAAAAACTTTTATTTTTGTCTCATTTTCAATGAGTGATGAGGCTTTAAAAAGCTATTTTGCTGAGTCTCAAAAGGTCGGAGCTCAATTAGTTATGCGTGGGTTAATTAATAACTCATTTACACAAACAAAGAATAAAACTATGGAGCTTGATATTAGCTTCGATATAGATCCTAGCTTGTTTGAGAAATATAAGGTTGATGTTGTACCAGTGATAGTAATAGATGATGAAAAAAGAGGATTAACCAAGAAATTAACTGGCCATATTCCTTTAGCAACAGCATTAGAAATTATGAATGAGAATACTCCATGA
- the traU gene encoding conjugal transfer pilus assembly protein TraU, which yields MKELVILLAIVMSITANNCYAAAGCVGRFVNPITDVCWKCLFPITIAGFKVVSSSMPDTNASGRLICLCPKPGIPVPIPGIPVGFWEPVRLVDVTKSPMCMVSLGGLSFGTATQKGMKDEAEGSAFYHIHWYVYPVIYWLEILLDFICLEMAAVDIAYLTEFDPLWSDDAKSAILNPETLLFQNVAAYQACIADCISCSAGLLASDYAFWCAGCQGMLYPFTGTAAAHNGGVGTSVLMVSKFMAKMHRQLMLWGYYGYKGLCGKYPMPIIKKSQYRLQMTYPIPETKSCKSIGQTEATWQAGREFPVNGEDFGYLIWRKRDCCLL from the coding sequence GTGAAGGAACTGGTAATTTTGTTAGCGATAGTAATGTCTATAACAGCTAATAACTGTTATGCAGCTGCTGGGTGTGTTGGAAGATTTGTAAATCCTATAACAGATGTATGTTGGAAGTGCTTGTTTCCAATTACTATAGCTGGATTTAAGGTAGTAAGCAGTTCAATGCCTGATACTAATGCTTCTGGTAGACTTATATGTCTTTGTCCTAAGCCAGGGATTCCAGTGCCTATACCTGGTATTCCGGTAGGATTTTGGGAGCCAGTACGCCTTGTAGACGTTACAAAGTCACCAATGTGTATGGTAAGTCTTGGAGGTTTGTCATTTGGAACTGCTACTCAAAAAGGCATGAAAGATGAGGCTGAAGGAAGTGCTTTTTACCACATTCATTGGTATGTCTATCCCGTGATTTACTGGCTGGAAATTTTGCTTGATTTTATTTGTCTGGAAATGGCTGCAGTCGATATAGCATATTTAACAGAGTTTGATCCATTATGGAGTGACGATGCAAAATCTGCGATTTTAAATCCAGAAACGTTGTTGTTTCAAAATGTAGCTGCTTATCAAGCATGTATAGCTGATTGCATCAGTTGTAGCGCTGGTTTATTAGCAAGCGATTATGCTTTTTGGTGTGCTGGATGTCAAGGAATGCTTTACCCTTTCACTGGAACAGCTGCAGCGCATAATGGTGGAGTTGGAACATCTGTATTAATGGTAAGTAAGTTTATGGCTAAGATGCATAGGCAACTGATGTTATGGGGATATTATGGTTATAAAGGCCTATGTGGTAAGTATCCAATGCCTATTATCAAGAAAAGTCAGTATCGACTACAAATGACTTATCCAATTCCAGAAACAAAATCCTGCAAGAGCATAGGTCAAACAGAAGCTACATGGCAAGCCGGCAGAGAATTTCCAGTTAATGGTGAAGATTTTGGTTACTTGATTTGGCGAAAAAGAGATTGTTGTTTGCTTTGA
- a CDS encoding TraB/VirB10 family protein: MEQDNSDNNNTKEEDLELNDKPKAESVRPNSKLSELTNIIRRKPVIALTFISITIMVVSYFLSESGKTKESIIFIENRESREAISGIEQAVDLRAKWTEEILNEVKTLKDRFESVIDSRYLEITAQINNFNQKLEILENQPKQSLYNNDSDEFSSDLNHHISNSPHDNKTEQAPVQSFVNLRRAESEQKKNVENYVTSGSSARAVLLTGVVVGTGTNSSSSPEPIVLQLLDTAILYDKYKTDQIKKAILIGSCNGEMSSERAKCRIETLSVVNNQGDIIEKKVEGWLIGEDGRSGIKGIVVDKSSNIAGMAALNGVFSSIAKFLQSKAIKPDMLPTLNLVAGGQQQEFQIGDALQSGAYAGASNAFDKLADFAIKRADSMSPVVLIASGRVIDVVFKKGFDLCEPKKKPHNLTYSQSTNNEKVNLHNKFDQSQKLEEHL; the protein is encoded by the coding sequence GTGGAACAGGACAATTCAGACAATAATAATACAAAAGAAGAAGATTTAGAGCTAAATGATAAACCAAAGGCTGAATCTGTTAGGCCTAATAGCAAGTTATCAGAATTAACAAATATCATTCGTAGAAAGCCAGTAATTGCCTTAACTTTTATAAGCATCACAATAATGGTTGTTTCATATTTTTTATCTGAAAGTGGTAAAACGAAAGAATCTATAATTTTTATTGAAAATCGTGAGTCAAGAGAAGCGATTTCTGGAATAGAACAAGCTGTAGATTTGAGAGCAAAATGGACAGAAGAAATACTTAATGAAGTCAAAACATTAAAAGATAGATTTGAAAGTGTAATAGACAGCAGATATTTAGAAATTACAGCCCAAATTAATAATTTTAACCAAAAACTTGAGATATTGGAGAATCAGCCTAAGCAGAGTCTATATAATAATGATAGTGATGAATTTAGTTCTGATCTTAATCATCATATTTCAAATTCACCACATGATAACAAAACAGAGCAAGCTCCTGTACAATCATTTGTCAATCTTAGGAGAGCTGAATCTGAGCAAAAAAAAAATGTTGAGAACTATGTTACTAGCGGTAGTTCTGCTAGAGCTGTGCTACTTACTGGAGTCGTTGTAGGCACAGGAACAAACAGCTCTTCATCACCAGAACCAATTGTTCTGCAGTTGCTTGATACAGCAATTCTTTATGATAAATATAAAACTGATCAAATCAAAAAGGCAATTTTAATTGGATCCTGTAACGGAGAGATGTCCTCAGAGAGAGCTAAATGTCGCATCGAAACTCTTTCAGTAGTCAATAACCAAGGAGATATTATCGAAAAAAAGGTGGAAGGCTGGTTGATAGGCGAAGACGGACGTTCTGGAATTAAAGGAATCGTGGTGGATAAATCGTCTAACATAGCAGGCATGGCTGCATTAAATGGAGTATTTAGCAGTATAGCTAAGTTTCTGCAATCTAAGGCTATTAAACCTGATATGCTACCAACTTTAAACCTAGTAGCTGGAGGCCAACAACAAGAGTTTCAGATTGGAGATGCGCTTCAGTCTGGAGCTTACGCTGGAGCTAGCAATGCTTTTGATAAGCTAGCTGATTTTGCTATAAAACGAGCTGATTCTATGAGCCCAGTCGTTCTTATTGCGTCAGGTAGAGTCATCGATGTTGTATTTAAAAAAGGTTTTGACTTATGTGAGCCCAAGAAGAAGCCACATAATTTAACTTATTCACAATCAACTAACAATGAAAAAGTTAATTTGCATAATAAATTCGATCAATCACAAAAGTTAGAGGAGCATTTATAA
- a CDS encoding transposase, whose product MPLVVLTHYLKGEEIGIYYIDSTKLAICHNKRTSSNRVFNKISKIGKSSYVLFLLFKLHLIINKMCYR is encoded by the coding sequence TTGCCTTTAGTCGTATTAACGCATTATCTGAAAGGAGAAGAGATTGGTATATATTACATCGATTCTACAAAGTTAGCAATTTGTCATAATAAACGTACATCCAGCAATAGAGTTTTTAACAAAATTTCTAAAATTGGTAAAAGTAGTTATGTTTTGTTCTTACTCTTTAAGCTTCATCTTATAATCAATAAGATGTGCTATAGGTAA
- a CDS encoding Arm DNA-binding domain-containing protein, with product MPSISSSSKFTKRSLNKIKIPEGEKSEIIHHPYIRGLKLKISCTVCGGRVRKTWVLEQKFKNQSLKIRIGEFPYVSIKEATKKAIELKTLMANGIDSREVKC from the coding sequence ATGCCTTCAATATCATCATCATCAAAGTTTACAAAGCGGTCATTAAATAAAATTAAAATTCCTGAGGGAGAAAAATCAGAAATTATCCACCATCCATATATAAGAGGACTTAAACTGAAAATCTCATGTACAGTCTGTGGAGGAAGAGTAAGAAAAACATGGGTTTTAGAACAAAAATTTAAAAACCAGAGTTTAAAAATAAGGATAGGAGAATTTCCATATGTATCTATTAAAGAAGCTACAAAAAAAGCAATAGAATTAAAGACATTAATGGCGAACGGAATAGATTCAAGAGAAGTAAAATGTTAA
- a CDS encoding TraE/TraK family type IV conjugative transfer system protein — protein sequence MNHLFKQNAIQELVKYNKCLLSVTILLAAANIIAIMAAITKEEKWLLIPAMEPDRKMMVSSKNYHETYLKEWAIYVTKLLFTTSPNEVERQIADMKVASSNTESLNKFFHDHLQFVKGSNVSSVFFPKKIEVIKDGVLISGTLRYWFSDSKDIAVDKTYLLTYKQTPNYLLLLTGVKENGIKK from the coding sequence ATGAATCATCTCTTTAAGCAAAATGCTATACAAGAGCTGGTTAAATATAATAAATGCTTACTTTCAGTAACTATATTGCTAGCTGCAGCTAATATAATTGCGATAATGGCTGCAATTACCAAAGAAGAAAAGTGGTTATTAATTCCAGCAATGGAGCCTGATCGTAAAATGATGGTTTCATCAAAAAATTACCATGAAACCTATTTAAAGGAATGGGCAATTTATGTGACGAAACTCTTATTTACTACTTCTCCAAATGAGGTAGAAAGACAAATAGCAGACATGAAAGTGGCATCTAGTAATACTGAATCTTTAAATAAATTTTTTCATGATCATTTGCAATTTGTTAAAGGCTCAAATGTATCTTCAGTCTTTTTTCCAAAAAAGATTGAAGTGATAAAGGATGGAGTATTAATTAGTGGAACGCTTCGTTATTGGTTTAGCGATAGTAAAGATATAGCTGTCGATAAGACTTACCTTTTGACTTACAAGCAAACTCCTAATTACCTTTTATTGTTGACTGGTGTTAAAGAGAATGGAATAAAAAAATGA
- a CDS encoding TraC family protein, translating into MNASIHKDFDRERFSKHFVYESYDDETQLFFNRGSIGFVLLAWPLVGASVSAQNEIAEFLKSDENLPAESSLQVLMLGSNNIENFLSNWQSYRKGEIFIELANKRTEFLRDQAQKVGSIKDIVLLISVTIPNLNANIDDMIRRRDALKDTFRSIGLSTENVNAQQLLKFLRVIFGWPEEEHSNINQYEILSEQILSGDFSLFENDDCINVNDDQIFISLEARKRPAEWKLSAMDLFLGNEMRRDEYIKSNFLIHFGLQILPNQAMERTAAITKREALERNINAGMSKFFPDIQQEAADLAGVVAALQSGDRVVNIHFNVIMFDKTKKAKQSASAFCSMLRRSGWYFVPCKYDHVAVLLAALPMQLVEQGPKGVLGQNKTSGVGVALSSLGRGIKTVSVESKVLLPIIGEWKGDLSSPGMLLAGRRGQIMYWSPFGGALLPALNKHGVAPNENFNLCIAGVPGSGKSVFMQELMLSVLGVGGKVFVLDYGRSFKRTCLILGGRYIEFDMKNPVSINPFSEVPEDDSAKSIEARSDFLSNFPSILATMAAPQYGTSDLQQPMLQRALISVWQNKGAKAEITDIADWLSNREESYAKELGNMLFPFTKDGQHGRFFSGKAQLSLNSDIVVIETDHLRSVPELLAVIVQIMIVHINQTMVKGDRSRPFLIMIDEAWKLLAGKRSGEFIEEAGRIARKYNGSIALATQQLTDYFRQEGSASEKAFENSSHKIILKQNSESFKAMRANPKLAGFVDEDWKLNLLQSVHSNPPYYSEIAIYSPNVSGVVGRLMIDPFTLLLTSTNARDYQAIEDHMAKGMNVSEAINYVIRERKIIP; encoded by the coding sequence GTGAACGCAAGCATACATAAGGATTTTGATCGAGAAAGATTTTCTAAACACTTTGTCTATGAATCATATGATGATGAGACTCAGCTATTCTTTAATCGTGGTTCAATAGGTTTTGTATTGCTTGCATGGCCATTAGTTGGAGCTAGTGTTTCTGCTCAAAATGAAATTGCTGAATTTCTGAAAAGCGATGAAAATTTACCTGCTGAAAGTAGCCTGCAAGTCTTGATGCTTGGTAGTAATAATATAGAGAATTTTTTAAGCAACTGGCAGTCATATCGTAAAGGAGAGATATTTATTGAGTTAGCAAATAAAAGAACAGAATTTTTACGTGATCAAGCTCAAAAAGTAGGTTCTATAAAGGATATAGTATTGTTAATTTCAGTTACTATACCTAATTTAAATGCAAATATCGATGATATGATTCGCAGACGAGATGCTTTAAAAGATACGTTTAGGTCAATTGGATTAAGCACTGAAAATGTGAATGCGCAGCAATTATTAAAGTTCCTGAGAGTAATATTTGGCTGGCCTGAAGAAGAACATTCAAATATTAACCAGTATGAAATATTGTCTGAACAAATTTTAAGTGGAGATTTCTCGTTATTTGAGAATGATGATTGTATAAATGTAAATGATGATCAAATATTTATCAGCCTAGAAGCTCGCAAAAGACCTGCAGAATGGAAATTATCTGCCATGGATCTGTTTTTAGGCAATGAAATGCGTCGTGATGAATATATAAAATCAAATTTCCTGATTCATTTTGGTCTGCAAATTTTACCAAATCAAGCGATGGAAAGGACTGCAGCCATAACTAAAAGAGAAGCGCTAGAAAGAAATATTAATGCAGGAATGAGTAAATTTTTTCCTGATATACAACAAGAAGCTGCTGATTTAGCCGGTGTAGTGGCTGCTCTGCAGAGTGGTGATAGAGTAGTTAATATTCACTTCAACGTTATTATGTTTGATAAAACAAAAAAGGCTAAGCAATCTGCATCAGCCTTTTGTTCGATGTTAAGACGCAGTGGATGGTATTTTGTTCCATGTAAATATGATCATGTAGCTGTGTTACTAGCTGCCCTACCAATGCAATTAGTTGAACAAGGCCCAAAAGGTGTATTGGGTCAAAATAAAACATCAGGAGTTGGAGTAGCGCTTTCTAGCTTAGGTCGAGGCATAAAAACTGTTTCTGTAGAGAGCAAAGTATTATTACCAATCATTGGTGAATGGAAAGGTGATTTAAGTTCTCCAGGTATGTTACTAGCTGGCAGACGAGGTCAAATAATGTATTGGTCACCTTTTGGTGGAGCTTTATTACCTGCATTAAATAAGCATGGAGTAGCTCCAAATGAGAACTTTAACCTTTGTATAGCTGGAGTTCCAGGCTCTGGAAAATCCGTTTTTATGCAAGAATTAATGCTATCGGTTCTAGGAGTTGGTGGTAAAGTTTTTGTTCTTGATTATGGAAGATCATTTAAGCGTACATGCTTGATTCTAGGCGGTAGATACATAGAATTTGACATGAAAAATCCTGTATCAATTAATCCATTTTCAGAGGTGCCAGAGGATGACAGTGCAAAGTCTATAGAGGCTAGATCAGACTTTTTATCTAACTTTCCATCTATTTTAGCTACTATGGCAGCTCCACAGTATGGAACAAGTGATTTGCAACAACCGATGTTGCAGAGAGCTTTGATATCAGTCTGGCAAAATAAGGGAGCTAAAGCTGAAATTACCGATATTGCAGACTGGTTATCAAATAGAGAAGAATCATATGCTAAAGAGCTTGGAAATATGCTCTTTCCTTTTACTAAAGATGGTCAACATGGAAGATTTTTTAGCGGTAAGGCGCAATTATCTCTAAACTCTGATATTGTGGTAATTGAAACTGATCATCTACGCTCTGTACCAGAGCTATTAGCTGTGATTGTACAGATTATGATTGTTCATATTAATCAAACAATGGTTAAGGGAGATAGAAGTAGACCATTTTTAATTATGATAGATGAAGCTTGGAAGCTATTAGCTGGAAAGCGTTCAGGAGAGTTTATTGAAGAAGCAGGTCGAATAGCTCGAAAATATAATGGATCGATTGCTTTAGCAACTCAGCAACTCACGGATTACTTTCGTCAAGAGGGTTCTGCGTCTGAAAAAGCATTTGAGAATTCATCACATAAGATAATCTTAAAGCAAAATTCTGAATCATTTAAGGCAATGCGAGCTAATCCTAAGCTTGCAGGCTTTGTTGATGAGGATTGGAAGCTAAATTTACTGCAATCTGTACATTCAAATCCTCCGTATTATAGTGAAATAGCTATTTACAGCCCTAATGTTTCAGGTGTTGTAGGCAGATTAATGATTGATCCATTTACTCTGCTGTTAACTTCGACGAATGCTAGAGATTATCAAGCAATAGAAGATCACATGGCTAAAGGTATGAATGTCAGTGAGGCAATTAATTATGTGATAAGAGAGCGGAAAATAATTCCATGA